A window of Deltaproteobacteria bacterium contains these coding sequences:
- a CDS encoding lytic transglycosylase domain-containing protein: MARRPHLLWRALGALAERGSRLPPLAVGLVIFAGMPQAPVPPAPELASPPVPLNAPAPVPPAAPAISPEIAHLDEILARKAPGLGLEVRQQLAAALVMESHDAKLDPLLVLAVMRVESEFDEDALSDRGARGLMQLRPGTLAFLAKRDGIRLPIDEIQDDPVLSTRLAVRYLGRLVKSFHGDLDRALMAYNAGPHRLHVAVKARDTARLDRLSSYPRRVRRAWRHLESLPGTDDTAVAERGVDEPGTEAGE, encoded by the coding sequence ATGGCCCGCCGCCCCCACCTGCTCTGGCGCGCCCTGGGCGCCCTGGCCGAGCGCGGCTCGCGCTTGCCGCCGCTGGCGGTGGGGTTGGTGATCTTTGCCGGCATGCCCCAGGCTCCTGTCCCGCCGGCGCCGGAGCTGGCCAGCCCGCCGGTGCCGCTCAACGCGCCCGCGCCGGTGCCGCCCGCCGCGCCCGCGATCTCGCCGGAGATCGCGCACCTGGACGAGATCCTCGCCCGCAAGGCGCCGGGCCTCGGTCTGGAAGTCCGGCAGCAGCTGGCGGCGGCGCTGGTGATGGAGTCGCACGACGCCAAGCTGGATCCGCTGCTGGTGCTGGCGGTGATGCGCGTGGAGAGTGAGTTCGACGAGGACGCGCTCAGCGATCGCGGCGCCCGCGGCCTGATGCAGCTCCGGCCGGGCACGCTGGCCTTCCTCGCCAAGCGCGACGGCATTCGCCTGCCCATCGACGAGATCCAGGACGACCCCGTCCTCTCCACGCGACTCGCCGTCCGCTACCTCGGCCGCTTGGTGAAGAGCTTCCACGGCGACCTCGACCGCGCCCTCATGGCCTACAACGCCGGCCCCCACCGCCTGCACGTGGCCGTGAAGGCCCGCGACACCGCGCGCCTCGATCGACTCTCCAGCTACCCGCGCCGGGTGCGCCGCGCCTGGCGGCACCTCGAGTCGCTCCCGGGCACCGACGACACCGCCGTGGCCGAGCGCGGCGTCGACGAGCCGGGCACCGAAGCCGGAGAATGA
- a CDS encoding phasin family protein — translation MDSQGQKEKRSIPDQFRDAWSHALAAVSSAEDEAQKALSRVSDLAGWGPEEVRRHAREFAERLSGQRREIEKNIDQGVKKALSRVKLPRRDEIESLQKRVQALTAKVDALAHKRSHR, via the coding sequence ATGGACAGCCAGGGCCAAAAAGAGAAGCGCAGCATCCCGGATCAGTTCCGGGATGCGTGGAGCCACGCCCTGGCCGCGGTGTCGAGCGCGGAGGACGAGGCGCAGAAGGCGCTCTCCCGCGTGTCCGACCTGGCCGGCTGGGGCCCGGAAGAGGTCCGCCGCCACGCCCGCGAGTTCGCCGAGCGCCTCTCCGGCCAGCGCCGGGAGATCGAGAAGAACATCGACCAGGGCGTGAAGAAGGCACTCTCCCGGGTGAAGCTGCCCCGCCGCGACGAGATCGAGTCGCTGCAAAAGCGCGTCCAGGCCCTCACCGCCAAGGTGGACGCGCTCGCCCACAAGCGGAGCCACCGCTGA